A window from Fusarium musae strain F31 chromosome 8, whole genome shotgun sequence encodes these proteins:
- a CDS encoding hypothetical protein (CAZy:AA7~EggNog:ENOG41), with protein sequence MTTLTPQSSIPQAESLIAAGLEARILTPTDAEFSARQESYWSNSAKIKPACIVQPRTPEEVASVVKALVSAGQKFAVRSGGHTNWAGSNNIEGGVTIDLVHLNNVSFDAATETADIGPGCRWREVYAELSKHGRAVAGGREGNVGVAGLLLGGGNAFFTARQGFGCDNVVSYQVVLANGDIITADENNNTDLYHVLKGGSNNFGIVTKFTMKAIKSDKVWGGMTFFPKQVIPGAIEALSSFTDNVPNDIHSNLVTIFTHMPDFKDVVVATLYANMEGIEKPPAYEKWLALPEIMSTVKNTTLTEMAFEYNIPANFYDTWFTCCFKNDTRIITKASELHDRLVEELKAFIPDGNFITQCLFQPLPTLFGQRGVEAGGNIMGMDRHKSNGILFLAVVMAQTAEQEAFARPKVQAWVKDVQEYAATIEGGNLEWTYLNYADKSQDPLGSYGAENIKKMKDAAAKYDPEQIFQKMVPGGFKITDVKDE encoded by the exons ATGACTACCCTTACTCCTCAATCGTCGATCCCTCAGGCTGAAAGCCTCATCGCAGCTGGTCTCGAAGCTCGGATCCTCACGCCAACTGATGCTGAGTTCTCAGCTCGCCAAGAGTCATACTGGTCCAACAgcgccaagatcaagcccGCTTGTATCGTCCAGCCTCGTACCCCTGAAGAAGTCGCTTCCGTGGTGAAGGCTCTTGTTTCTGCTGGTCAGAAATTTGCTGTTCGCAGTGGTGGACATACCAACTGGGCTGGGTCGAACAATATTGAGGGTGGTGTTACTATCGATCTTGTTCATTTGAATAATGTGTCTTTTGATGCTGCTACTGAGACAGCTGACATTGGACCTGGTTGTCGATGGCGAGAGGTTTATGCTGAACTGAGCAAGCATGGCCGTGCTGTTGCAGGCGGCCGCGAGGGCAACGTTGGTGTTGcaggtcttcttcttggaggtGGCAATGCTTTCTTCACAGCTCGACAAGGCTTTGGATGTGACAATGTTGTGTCGTACCAAGTTGTCCTTGCTAACGGCGATATCATCACCGCCGATGAGAATAACAACACCGACTTGTACCACGTACTCAAAGGTGGATCCAACAACTTTGGTATTGTCACCAAGTTCACTATGAAGGCTATCAAGTCTGATAAGGTCTGGGGTGGAATGACTTTCTTCCCCAAGCAAGTTATCCCTGGTGCCATTGAggctctctcttctttcacGGATAACGTTCCCAATGATATTCACAGCAACCTTGTCACCATCTTTACGCATATGCCTGATTTCAAAGATGTCGTTGTGGCTACTCTCTATGCCAACATGGAAGGCATCGAGAAGCCTCCGGCGTATGAGAAGTGGCTAGCTCTTCCCGAGATCATGAGCACTGTCAAGAACACTACTCTTACTGAAATGGCCTTCGAGTACAACATCCCCGCCAATTTCTA TGACACCTGGTTCACATGTTGCTTCAAGAATGATACCCGAATCATCACCAAAGCCTCCGAGCTTCACGACAGACTTGTCGAAGAACTCAAAGCATTCATCCCCGACGGTAACTTCATCACTCAATGTCTCTTCCAGCCTCTCCCTACACTCTTCGGTCAACGCGGCGTTGAAGCAGGCGGAAACATCATGGGTATGGACCGTCATAAGTCCAACGGCATTCTGTTTCTCGCTGTCGTCATGGCGCAGACTGCTGAGCAGGAGGCTTTTGCACGACCAAAGGTTCAGGCTTGGGTTAAGGATGTGCAAGAGTATGCCGCTACTATCGAGGGAGGAAATCTTGAGTGGACGTATTTGAATTATGCGGATAAGAGTCAGGATCCTCTTGGTAGTTATGGCGCTGAAAatatcaagaagatgaaggatgcAGCAGCCAAGTATGATCCTGAGCAGATTTTCCAGAAGATGGTCCCTGGAGGATTCAAAATTACAGATGTCAAGGATGAATAG
- a CDS encoding hypothetical protein (EggNog:ENOG41), translating into MDKTSTLEDSEPQTSRTPSRRPWLASAFGGPNVTIGPRIEPLAEHLAHVSESDSTAAEDLVDKQVASEAGNAIQYRTCSWQKTAGLLFSEYIVLSIMSFPWSYSLLGLVPGLILTAVIAGLVLYTSLVLWEFCLRHPEVRDVCDIGQMIWWNKRWAWWWTAVMFVLNNTFIQALHVLVGAIYLNTMTEADSISGCRTVAFAAVVTVISWIGSLPRTFSMLSKLGFASTFFTFISVILATAFAGAQGNPAGYPEMGEPIISIWTPKTTTLVTGMSAFMNMSYTFIGQTTIPSFIAEMRDPRDFPKALWACTMAEIVTFSVVGSVIYVYTGNQYMVTPAFGVLTDTYKKVSYSFMVPTIIFVGCLYASVTGRFVFFRMFKDSEHLTSHTFKGWFWWGLVLLISWAASFFIAEIIPFFSSLLSVMSSLFNCWFGFIFWALAYFRMRNADRKVGRKRNPVLDALSVALNVVIMLTGALYLTLGTYVSVQGIIDQFRAGQVSSVFSCKSNGL; encoded by the exons atggacaaGACATCTACGCTAGAAGACTCGGAACCTCAAACCTCCCGCACGCCAAGCAGACGGCCCTGGCTCGCATCAGCCTTTGGAGGGCCCAACGTCACAATTGGCCCGCGAATCGAACCCCTCGCCGAGCACTTGGCGCATGTATCCGAAAGTGATAGCACCGCAGCTGAAGATCTCGTCGACAAGCAAGTCGCTTCCGAAGCGGGAAATGCTATTCAGTACAGGACATGTTCTTGGCAAAAGACTGCAGGGCTTCTCTTTAGCGAGTACATTGTGCTCTCTATTATGAGCTTCCCTTGGTCGTATAGTCTTCTGGGTCTAGTGCCTGGGTTGATCCTGACGGCTGTCATCGCTGGGCTTGTTCTGTACACGAGTCTTGTGCTCTGGGAGTTTTGTCTGCGGCATCCCGAGGTTAGAGATGTGTGCGACATTGGGCAGATGATCTGGTGGAATAAGAGATGGGCGTGGTGGTGGACAGCTGTTATGTTTGTCCTGAACAATACCTTTATTCAAGCTCTGCATGTATTGGTCGGTGCAATCTACCTCAACACAATGACCGAGGCCGACTCCATATCAGGCTGCAGAACCGTTGCATTCGCTGCAGTAGTCACCGTGATCAGTTGGATCGGGTCGCTTCCTCGCACTTTCAGCATGCTGTCAAAGCTTGGCTTTGCCTCGACATTCTTTACGTTCATTTCTGTCATCTTGGCAACGGCATTTGCAGGCGCTCAGGGTAATCCCGCTGGTTATCCTGAGATGGGCGAACCCATAATCTCCATCTGGACACCAAAGACAACGACGCTTGTCACTGGCATGTCGGCTTTCATGAATATGAGTTACACATTCATCGGTCAGACCACGATCCCTAGCTTTATTGCTGAGATGCGTGATCCGAG AGATTTCCCCAAGGCATTGTGGGCTTGCACCATGGCCGAGATTGTTACATTCAGCGTTGTCGGGTCTGTCATCTACGTTTACACAGGCAACCAGTACATGGTCACACCAGCATTCGGCGTCCTCACTGATACCTACAAGAAAGTCTCGTATTCTTTCATGGTTCCGACCATTATCTTTGTCGGATGCTTGTATGCAAGTGTCACAGGCCGAtttgtcttcttcagaaTGTTCAAGGACTCAGAGCATCTTACATCGCACACATTCAAGGGCTGGTTCTGGTGGGGACTGGTGTTGCTGATCAGCTGGGCCGCCTCTTTCTTTATTGCTGAGATCATTccattcttctcttcgt TGTTGTCAGTCATGTCGTCGCTGTTCAACTGCTGGTtcggcttcatcttctgggcTCTGGCCTACTTCCGCATGCGCAATGCAGATCGCAAGGTCGGAAGGAAGCGAAATCCCGTCCTTGACGCTCTTTCAGTAGCGCTAAACGTGGTGATCATGTTGACTGGTGCTTTGTACCTCACGCTGGGAACATACGTCAGTGTGCAGGGTATCATAGATCAGTTCCGTGCAGGGCAAGTGAGCAGTGTCTTTTCATGCAAGAGTAATGGGCTTTGA